From the Entomomonas sp. E2T0 genome, one window contains:
- a CDS encoding YaiI/YqxD family protein: MQIWIDADACPKIAKELVYKFAHKRNLHVTLVAGQGQTKPIFNWVSLIIVPTGMDAADDYLVEHSQPNDLVICSDIPLADRLIKKQVAVLDPKGREFTPNNMSNKLAMRNLFTELRDQGQINSQQASYGDKDKQQFANSLDRILTRLQNQTK, encoded by the coding sequence ATGCAGATTTGGATTGACGCTGATGCCTGCCCCAAAATTGCTAAAGAATTAGTTTATAAATTTGCCCATAAACGCAACCTACACGTCACTTTAGTGGCTGGGCAAGGGCAAACTAAACCCATTTTTAATTGGGTAAGCCTTATTATTGTACCAACAGGTATGGATGCTGCTGATGACTATTTAGTAGAGCACTCCCAACCCAATGATCTTGTGATATGTAGCGATATTCCATTAGCAGACAGATTAATAAAAAAACAAGTCGCTGTACTTGATCCTAAAGGCCGTGAATTTACTCCTAATAATATGTCCAACAAACTAGCGATGCGCAACTTATTTACAGAACTTAGGGATCAAGGCCAGATTAACTCACAGCAGGCAAGTTATGGTGACAAAGATAAACAACAATTTGCTAATAGTTTAGATCGTATTCTTACTCGGCTACAGAATCAAACAAAGTAA
- a CDS encoding pilus assembly protein PilP, protein MIMFKRILFLGVLTSVLVGCGNSGITDLEEYTDRIKARPARAIEPLPEPKPYLPFSYTATFMRDPFQSQDAIMQPKPDPDESGVKCVMPDLTRPKQYLEGFDIGSFAMVGTIENDKEHYALLRGAGGIHRIRVGDYIGVNHGQVISINDFGLEVLEKISDGNEGCRERPYTLELKN, encoded by the coding sequence ATGATAATGTTTAAACGCATTCTATTCTTGGGTGTATTAACAAGTGTATTGGTAGGTTGTGGAAACTCAGGTATTACCGATTTAGAAGAATATACCGATCGTATTAAAGCTAGGCCTGCTAGGGCAATTGAACCTTTGCCTGAACCAAAGCCTTATTTACCTTTTTCATATACAGCTACTTTTATGAGAGACCCTTTTCAAAGTCAAGATGCTATTATGCAACCAAAACCAGATCCTGATGAGTCAGGTGTTAAATGTGTTATGCCTGATTTGACAAGGCCAAAACAATATTTAGAAGGCTTTGATATAGGATCATTTGCTATGGTGGGTACAATAGAAAATGACAAAGAGCATTATGCATTATTGCGTGGTGCTGGAGGTATTCATCGCATAAGAGTAGGAGATTACATTGGTGTAAATCATGGACAAGTAATCTCCATTAATGATTTTGGACTTGAAGTTCTAGAGAAAATTTCTGATGGTAATGAAGGTTGCCGAGAAAGACCCTATACCTTAGAGCTTAAAAATTAA
- a CDS encoding glycosyltransferase family 2 protein, which produces MDTQNTPIVTVIISSYNHAHYIEETINSVINQTYPNIELLVIDDGSSDNSVELLTKLQKQHGFDLLIQENKGLSKTLNEAIARAKGELIVPFGSDDIMLPERITTQVNYIQDKPEVGICASNMDIIDSEGNLFPEKEQKHRHIPFRRLDFDDIFLDRKPGAMAATLMLRKEALVKIGGFDPEIRLEDLYIMLAITKAGYFMDVLPQVLSLYRKHPTNTYKNLPFMFDYSCKTYARFKDSPHYQDVLMKMCNSMFLKSASRDKVLAKRVLKQIPWKYWNKKTFRGLLRLWFS; this is translated from the coding sequence ATGGACACTCAAAACACACCTATTGTTACCGTTATTATCTCCTCCTATAATCATGCACACTATATCGAAGAAACGATTAATAGTGTTATTAATCAAACCTACCCTAACATAGAACTACTGGTTATTGATGATGGCTCATCAGATAATAGTGTTGAACTATTAACAAAGCTTCAAAAACAACATGGTTTTGATTTATTAATTCAAGAAAACAAAGGGTTATCAAAAACCTTAAATGAAGCAATTGCTAGAGCCAAAGGTGAGTTAATAGTCCCCTTTGGTTCAGATGATATTATGTTGCCTGAACGTATCACTACCCAAGTTAACTATATTCAAGATAAACCAGAAGTAGGTATCTGTGCTTCCAATATGGATATTATTGACAGTGAAGGAAATCTTTTTCCAGAAAAAGAACAAAAACATCGCCACATACCTTTTCGCCGCTTAGATTTTGATGATATTTTTCTTGATAGAAAACCTGGCGCTATGGCTGCAACATTGATGCTTCGCAAAGAAGCACTCGTTAAAATAGGTGGCTTTGATCCAGAAATTAGATTAGAAGATCTCTATATTATGCTTGCTATTACTAAAGCAGGTTATTTTATGGATGTGCTTCCTCAGGTACTTTCTCTGTACCGCAAGCATCCAACCAACACCTATAAAAACTTACCCTTTATGTTTGATTATAGTTGTAAAACCTATGCACGTTTTAAAGACAGTCCCCATTATCAAGATGTACTAATGAAAATGTGTAATTCAATGTTCTTAAAAAGTGCTTCCAGAGATAAAGTACTAGCTAAACGAGTGCTTAAACAAATACCTTGGAAATATTGGAATAAAAAGACATTCCGTGGACTACTACGATTATGGTTCAGTTAA
- the pilM gene encoding type IV pilus assembly protein PilM: MLFKKKVKKLLGIDIGASSVRVVDLDQSGASYILNGYAVEELPLGVVSDRNIHDIEAVGKVLEKAVKAAKVKATSAVVAVGGSSVITRVVEVTKGMSDADVEVQLQLEADQYIPYPLDEVAIDFARLGTSSPNDDSKEEVLLAACRKESIETREAVLAYTGLSAGVVDLESYAMERAAALIPMVKSAGAAAPIAVIDIGSSMLSFNIIHNGHIIYNREQMFGGRQLTEEIQRHYGLTFLDAERAKKRGELPEDYEQSVLQGFMDQISDQIARSLQFFFATGQHNTIDGIVLAGGGARIQQLPSYIQDKLNIATEMANPFAEMKTSSKINASVLAQDAPSLMIACGLAMRSFD; encoded by the coding sequence GTGCTATTCAAAAAGAAAGTTAAAAAGTTATTGGGGATTGATATAGGGGCTAGCTCCGTGAGAGTGGTGGACTTAGATCAGTCAGGTGCTTCTTATATATTGAATGGGTATGCTGTCGAAGAACTGCCATTGGGCGTTGTTTCTGATAGAAATATCCATGATATCGAAGCAGTTGGTAAAGTCTTAGAGAAAGCTGTTAAAGCTGCTAAGGTTAAGGCAACGTCTGCTGTAGTAGCAGTTGGTGGCTCATCTGTGATTACTCGTGTTGTAGAAGTTACAAAAGGAATGAGTGATGCGGATGTAGAAGTTCAACTGCAATTAGAAGCGGATCAATATATTCCTTATCCTTTAGATGAAGTGGCTATTGACTTTGCACGCTTAGGTACATCATCACCCAATGATGATTCTAAAGAAGAAGTTTTGTTAGCTGCTTGCCGCAAAGAAAGTATCGAAACGAGAGAAGCAGTATTAGCTTATACAGGATTATCAGCAGGTGTTGTTGATCTTGAATCCTATGCTATGGAGCGGGCAGCAGCACTTATCCCTATGGTGAAAAGCGCCGGCGCTGCTGCACCAATTGCTGTTATTGATATTGGATCATCAATGCTTAGTTTTAATATTATCCATAATGGACATATTATTTATAATCGTGAGCAAATGTTTGGTGGTCGTCAACTTACTGAAGAGATACAAAGACACTACGGTTTAACCTTCCTTGATGCAGAGCGTGCGAAGAAAAGAGGAGAGTTGCCTGAGGATTATGAGCAATCAGTATTACAAGGATTTATGGATCAAATCTCTGATCAAATAGCTCGTTCCTTACAGTTTTTCTTTGCAACAGGACAACATAATACTATTGATGGAATTGTTCTAGCTGGTGGTGGTGCACGTATTCAGCAATTACCAAGTTATATCCAAGATAAATTGAACATCGCAACAGAGATGGCTAATCCTTTTGCCGAGATGAAAACATCATCTAAAATTAATGCATCTGTATTGGCACAGGATGCACCATCACTGATGATTGCTTGTGGTTTAGCAATGAGGAGTTTTGACTAA
- the rfbA gene encoding glucose-1-phosphate thymidylyltransferase RfbA encodes MGKRKGIILAGGSGTRLHPITLGVSKQLLPIYDKPMIYYPMSTLMLADIQDILIISTPTDLPGFQRIFGDGSEWGLNIQYAAQPSPDGLAQAFIIGESFLGNDPSCLILGDNIFHGANFSISLKQANQKQTGATVFGYHVSDPERFGVVEFDKDGKVLSIEEKPKKPKSHYAVTGLYFYDNQVIDIAKNIKPSPRGELEITDVNCVYLKQQSLDVQLLGRGFAWLDSGTHDSLLEASQYVYTLEKRQDAKIACLEEIAFQKGWITAEQLQKKAEQLSKTSYGEYLKKILMD; translated from the coding sequence ATGGGAAAAAGAAAAGGTATTATTTTAGCGGGTGGTTCTGGGACAAGATTACATCCAATTACTTTGGGTGTTTCTAAGCAACTACTACCTATTTATGATAAACCAATGATTTATTATCCAATGTCTACTTTAATGCTGGCTGATATTCAGGATATTTTAATTATTTCTACACCTACAGATTTACCAGGTTTTCAAAGAATTTTTGGTGATGGCAGTGAGTGGGGATTAAATATTCAGTATGCTGCACAACCTTCTCCAGATGGTTTAGCACAAGCTTTTATTATTGGTGAGTCGTTTTTAGGTAATGATCCTAGTTGTTTGATTCTAGGTGATAATATCTTTCATGGTGCTAATTTTTCTATTAGTTTAAAACAAGCTAATCAAAAGCAAACAGGAGCAACTGTTTTTGGTTATCATGTATCTGATCCAGAGCGTTTTGGTGTGGTAGAGTTTGACAAGGATGGTAAGGTATTAAGTATTGAAGAGAAGCCTAAAAAGCCAAAGTCTCATTATGCAGTAACAGGGCTTTATTTTTATGATAATCAAGTAATAGATATTGCAAAAAATATTAAGCCATCACCAAGAGGCGAGCTAGAGATTACTGATGTTAATTGTGTATATCTTAAGCAGCAGTCATTAGATGTACAGTTGTTAGGACGTGGTTTTGCTTGGTTAGATAGTGGTACACATGATTCGTTATTAGAAGCTAGTCAATATGTATATACTCTAGAAAAACGCCAAGACGCTAAAATTGCTTGTTTAGAAGAAATAGCTTTCCAAAAAGGTTGGATAACGGCTGAACAGTTGCAGAAAAAAGCTGAGCAGTTATCTAAAACAAGTTATGGTGAGTATTTAAAGAAAATATTAATGGATTAA
- a CDS encoding toxin-antitoxin system YwqK family antitoxin, with amino-acid sequence MNKIITLFIAVFFLVSVVKAEQKEGANSTLPWEEGQIVAETDSSHDTALFNYRVYRLFLKKAPEGFLVQEIYKDTNNKATDPFVLERIEDVTRIPYVYYTMPESELSITGAYIMWYENGIKMQDGNYIDGKKDGMWTRWFSNGQKHAEGMYKLGKLEGLWRMWNIDGSNMNETFYKNGRLEAVLSDIKEDQKSKLGSLNDNKMDRNIWLVWDENGRLKSQVMLVNGKKEGVWVSWDDRGKREMLGYYKNDKREGVWKTFWLDDAETKRSEGKYKNGKKEGVWIFWDKYGNKIKEEHYKQGKLANRVNL; translated from the coding sequence ATGAATAAGATAATAACATTGTTTATAGCAGTCTTTTTTTTAGTTTCTGTTGTTAAAGCAGAACAAAAAGAAGGAGCAAATTCAACTCTTCCATGGGAAGAGGGGCAAATTGTGGCTGAGACAGATAGTAGTCATGATACAGCATTGTTTAATTACAGAGTTTATCGTCTTTTTTTAAAGAAAGCTCCTGAAGGATTTCTTGTACAGGAGATATATAAGGATACTAATAATAAAGCGACAGATCCATTTGTGTTAGAAAGAATAGAAGATGTCACTCGTATCCCTTATGTTTACTACACTATGCCTGAGTCAGAGTTAAGTATTACAGGCGCTTATATTATGTGGTATGAGAATGGCATTAAAATGCAGGATGGAAATTATATTGATGGTAAAAAAGATGGTATGTGGACACGTTGGTTTAGTAATGGACAAAAACATGCTGAAGGAATGTATAAGTTAGGAAAACTAGAAGGTTTATGGCGTATGTGGAATATAGATGGTTCCAATATGAATGAAACCTTCTATAAAAATGGACGCTTAGAGGCTGTTTTATCTGATATAAAAGAAGACCAAAAAAGTAAATTAGGTAGCTTAAATGATAATAAAATGGATCGAAATATTTGGTTAGTTTGGGATGAAAATGGTCGTTTAAAGTCACAAGTTATGTTAGTTAATGGCAAAAAAGAGGGTGTTTGGGTTTCTTGGGATGATAGAGGTAAAAGGGAAATGTTAGGCTATTATAAAAATGATAAGAGAGAGGGAGTCTGGAAAACCTTTTGGTTAGATGATGCAGAAACTAAGCGTTCAGAAGGAAAATACAAAAATGGCAAAAAAGAGGGTGTATGGATCTTCTGGGATAAATACGGAAATAAAATAAAAGAAGAACATTATAAACAAGGTAAGTTAGCAAATAGAGTTAATTTATAG
- a CDS encoding acetolactate synthase large subunit, with amino-acid sequence MTKASDLVVQCLESEGVKYIFGIPGEENLDLLDSLSRSEQIKLILTRHEQSAGFMAATYGRLTGKVGVCLSTLGPGATNLVTAGAYAYLGGMPLLMITGQKPIRRSKQGRFQILDVVGMMSPLTKFTHQLASADNIPSRIREAVRLAEEEKPGAVHLELPEDVAADETDNTPIPASLTRRPLAEEKAIRAAVSKMETAKSPVLVIGAGANRKMTARVLYQLIEKTGIPFVTTQMGKGVVDESHPRFLGNAALSSGDFVHRALESADLIINVGHDVIEKPPFFMVRGGTEVIHINFRSAEVDPVYFPQIEVVGDIANAIWQIKQEIIVQPTWDFSRLLAIREANEAHLKVGADDDRFPMYPQRLVADLRKIMPADGIVTLDNGVYKLWFARNYKAHMPNTVLLDNALATMGAGLPSAMAARLVHPDKPIVAVCGDGGFMMNSQELETAVRLGLHIVVIILRDDAYGMIRWKQSNMAFDDFGLTYGNPDFVKYAESYGAEGHRVNSAAEFAPLVQKCLNEPGVHLIDCPVDYSENDHILNHEIKELSAKI; translated from the coding sequence ATGACTAAAGCCTCTGATCTTGTTGTGCAATGCCTTGAAAGTGAAGGTGTTAAGTATATTTTTGGTATTCCTGGTGAGGAAAATCTAGATTTATTAGATTCATTATCTCGTTCAGAACAAATTAAACTTATTTTAACACGTCATGAACAATCAGCAGGTTTTATGGCCGCAACCTATGGCCGTTTAACAGGTAAAGTAGGTGTGTGTCTTTCAACGTTAGGCCCAGGTGCAACCAATTTAGTTACTGCGGGCGCTTATGCTTACTTAGGTGGTATGCCATTATTAATGATCACTGGTCAGAAGCCAATTAGACGCTCAAAACAAGGCCGTTTCCAGATTTTGGATGTGGTGGGGATGATGTCTCCATTAACTAAGTTTACCCATCAATTGGCTTCTGCGGATAATATTCCATCTCGGATACGCGAGGCAGTACGTTTAGCAGAGGAAGAAAAGCCAGGCGCGGTTCACTTAGAGTTACCAGAAGATGTGGCAGCAGATGAAACTGATAATACGCCCATTCCAGCCAGTTTAACACGTCGTCCATTAGCAGAAGAAAAAGCCATTCGTGCGGCTGTTTCTAAAATGGAAACAGCCAAAAGCCCAGTATTAGTAATCGGTGCTGGTGCTAATCGTAAAATGACAGCGCGTGTTTTATATCAATTAATTGAGAAAACAGGTATTCCTTTTGTAACAACGCAAATGGGGAAAGGTGTGGTTGATGAGAGTCATCCTCGTTTCCTTGGTAATGCAGCGTTGTCTTCAGGTGACTTTGTACATAGAGCATTAGAGTCAGCGGATCTTATTATTAATGTTGGACATGATGTTATTGAAAAACCACCTTTCTTTATGGTACGTGGTGGTACAGAAGTTATTCATATTAACTTCCGTTCAGCAGAAGTGGATCCTGTTTATTTCCCACAAATTGAAGTGGTAGGTGATATTGCTAATGCTATTTGGCAAATTAAACAAGAGATTATTGTGCAACCTACATGGGATTTTTCTCGTTTATTGGCTATTCGTGAGGCTAATGAAGCTCACTTAAAAGTAGGTGCTGATGATGACCGTTTTCCTATGTATCCACAGCGCTTAGTAGCAGATTTACGAAAAATTATGCCAGCCGATGGTATTGTGACTTTAGATAATGGCGTTTATAAACTTTGGTTTGCCCGCAACTATAAAGCCCATATGCCAAATACAGTATTATTAGATAATGCTTTAGCTACTATGGGGGCAGGATTACCTTCTGCTATGGCGGCACGTCTTGTTCATCCAGATAAACCTATTGTTGCCGTTTGTGGTGATGGTGGTTTTATGATGAATAGTCAAGAATTAGAAACAGCTGTACGCTTAGGCTTACATATTGTGGTGATTATTTTACGTGATGATGCTTATGGTATGATCCGTTGGAAACAATCTAATATGGCGTTTGATGATTTTGGTTTAACTTATGGTAATCCAGATTTCGTGAAATATGCAGAAAGCTATGGTGCTGAGGGACATAGAGTTAATAGTGCAGCAGAGTTTGCACCGTTAGTGCAGAAATGTTTGAATGAGCCTGGTGTGCATTTAATTGATTGTCCTGTGGATTATTCAGAGAATGATCATATTTTAAATCATGAGATTAAAGAATTAAGCGCTAAGATTTAA
- a CDS encoding type 4a pilus biogenesis protein PilO, with translation MSLDLKSLDLNNLDLKSPGTWPLPIMVLACLLVLIVICVLGYNFVLSDVRASLEKARGQEPKLKADFETKAAQSASLNAYKAQMDAIEESFSGLLKQLPAETEVPGLIEDVTKAGLTSGLEFKQIRLQKEVKQPFYVELPVQITITGNYHAFANFATKVAALPRIVTLNDFSIKPEVVGDSSKLTINVLAKTYRYREDVK, from the coding sequence ATGAGTCTTGATTTAAAAAGCTTAGATCTAAACAATTTAGATCTTAAGAGTCCTGGAACATGGCCTCTACCTATTATGGTTCTTGCTTGTTTATTGGTATTAATTGTTATTTGTGTTTTAGGTTATAACTTTGTTTTAAGTGATGTTCGTGCCTCTTTAGAAAAAGCAAGGGGTCAAGAGCCAAAGTTGAAAGCAGACTTTGAAACAAAGGCTGCTCAATCAGCTAGTTTAAACGCTTATAAGGCTCAAATGGATGCTATTGAGGAATCATTTAGTGGTTTACTAAAGCAATTACCAGCTGAAACTGAAGTGCCAGGTTTAATTGAAGATGTAACTAAAGCGGGTTTAACGAGCGGTTTAGAATTTAAACAAATTAGACTTCAAAAAGAAGTAAAACAGCCTTTTTATGTAGAGTTGCCTGTACAAATTACCATAACGGGTAATTATCACGCATTTGCTAATTTTGCTACTAAGGTTGCTGCATTACCTAGGATTGTTACATTAAATGATTTTTCAATAAAACCAGAGGTGGTAGGAGATTCTTCTAAGTTAACTATTAATGTTTTAGCGAAAACATACCGTTACCGTGAGGATGTGAAATGA
- a CDS encoding PilN domain-containing protein translates to MVRINLLPWREQLREERKRQFFIAVAVAVVVAVILVYIANKYFELQVENQNLRNSYLKQQITVMDNNLKIIEDLKSKKSELLSRMKIIQDLQSNRQILARLLDQFVRTLPEGVFYTSLSKSNKQITIQGMTVSNNRVSQLMRNFDNSPWLANPNLAVITQINKKDPNDKTASFTLLVDQGEPKDGGAIQ, encoded by the coding sequence ATGGTACGTATTAATTTATTACCATGGCGTGAGCAGCTACGGGAAGAGCGGAAACGTCAATTTTTTATAGCTGTAGCAGTTGCTGTAGTGGTTGCTGTTATTTTGGTTTATATTGCTAATAAGTATTTTGAGTTACAAGTTGAAAATCAAAATTTACGTAATAGTTATCTAAAGCAACAAATTACGGTAATGGATAATAATCTTAAAATAATTGAGGATTTGAAATCTAAAAAATCTGAATTATTATCTCGGATGAAGATTATTCAAGATTTACAGTCAAATCGTCAAATTCTAGCGAGATTATTAGACCAATTTGTTCGTACCTTGCCAGAGGGTGTTTTTTATACTTCTTTATCTAAAAGTAATAAACAAATCACTATTCAAGGTATGACAGTTTCTAATAATCGTGTTTCACAATTGATGCGTAATTTTGATAACTCACCATGGTTAGCTAATCCTAATTTGGCTGTGATTACTCAAATCAACAAAAAAGATCCAAATGACAAAACAGCAAGTTTTACTTTATTAGTTGATCAAGGTGAACCAAAGGATGGGGGGGCTATACAATGA
- a CDS encoding penicillin-binding protein 1A produces the protein MIRLYKFIWWSFISLICVVPLVISGAALYLSHNLPSIESIRHIELQIPLRVYSADNKLIAEFGEMRRSPIAYKEIPPNFVNALLAAEDDNFKSHYGIDLKSLLRAILELATTGHKQSGGSTITMQVARNYFLSSEQTYIRKAREILLALKLEQELTKEEILELYLNKIFLGYRSYGIEAASQVYYGKSVKDLSLAQMATLAGLPKAPSANNPIINPKRSLERRNWILSRMYNLRMINKADYEKAKAEPETAKRHDAIPELAAPYIAEIIRSEMVEKYGDAAYTDGYQVTATISSPLQEAANQALRKGLLEYDKRHGYRGAEQPSIAIESWSNILKEQKSIGYLEPAIVTAIDEQNITVLTQQNQQEIVAWATMKWARSYLSNNSMGPLPKTPKDIVKVGDLIRVQRDQQGTLYFSQLPKAESALVSLNSQTGAVEALVGGFSFDQSNYNRVTQAKRQPGSSFKPFIYSAALDAGFTAASKINDAPIVVEDGSNKKKWKPKNDGNKFLGPISLREGLYRSRNLVTIRLLQSVGIDNTLDYIEKFGFAKESLPPSLSLALGSADVSPMQIARAWTVFASGGYKIYPYVIDEIKDRNDKVIFTATPPAIPEINQTITEVSEHKAVLMPMEKDDQPKTIPNIAESVIDKRTAYIMNSILQDVIKRGTGTRALALKRTDLAGKTGTTNDTKDAWFAGYNGDYTTVVWVGFDKPDTLGRREYGGTLALPIWIDYMQVALKDKPNKTMPKPAGIVQLKIDADTGRLASDNSQRTYTELFKKEDAIKGDDSSGLPMSSDDVAPMELF, from the coding sequence TTGATTCGTTTATATAAATTTATTTGGTGGTCTTTTATATCATTAATTTGTGTAGTTCCACTTGTAATCAGTGGCGCAGCTCTTTATTTGAGCCACAATTTACCGTCTATTGAATCAATACGCCACATAGAATTACAAATACCATTACGTGTTTATAGTGCAGATAATAAGCTAATTGCTGAATTTGGAGAAATGCGTCGCTCACCTATTGCCTACAAGGAAATCCCTCCTAATTTTGTTAATGCATTATTGGCAGCAGAAGATGATAACTTTAAAAGCCACTATGGCATTGATCTTAAAAGTTTACTACGTGCAATACTTGAATTAGCAACCACCGGCCATAAACAATCAGGTGGCAGTACTATCACTATGCAGGTTGCAAGAAATTATTTTTTATCAAGTGAGCAAACCTATATACGTAAAGCAAGAGAAATCTTGTTAGCTTTAAAATTAGAACAGGAATTAACCAAAGAAGAAATTTTAGAGTTATACCTTAATAAAATATTTTTAGGTTATCGCTCTTACGGAATTGAAGCTGCTTCTCAAGTTTATTATGGGAAATCTGTTAAAGATTTATCATTGGCTCAAATGGCCACTTTAGCTGGTCTTCCTAAAGCACCATCAGCTAATAATCCAATTATTAATCCTAAACGTAGCTTAGAAAGAAGAAATTGGATTCTTTCCAGAATGTATAACTTGAGAATGATCAATAAAGCAGACTATGAAAAAGCTAAAGCTGAACCAGAGACAGCTAAACGCCATGATGCCATTCCTGAGCTTGCCGCACCTTATATAGCTGAAATAATACGCTCAGAAATGGTTGAAAAATATGGTGATGCTGCTTATACAGATGGCTATCAAGTAACTGCTACTATTTCCTCACCTTTACAAGAAGCGGCTAATCAGGCTTTACGCAAAGGTTTATTAGAATATGACAAACGTCATGGTTATCGTGGTGCAGAACAACCATCAATAGCAATAGAAAGTTGGTCTAATATACTTAAAGAACAAAAATCTATTGGTTATTTAGAACCGGCTATAGTAACAGCTATTGATGAGCAAAATATTACTGTGCTTACTCAACAAAACCAGCAAGAAATAGTTGCTTGGGCAACAATGAAATGGGCAAGATCTTATTTATCTAACAATAGCATGGGGCCTCTACCTAAAACCCCTAAAGATATTGTTAAAGTGGGTGACTTAATTCGTGTACAAAGGGATCAACAAGGAACTTTATACTTTAGTCAGCTCCCTAAAGCGGAATCTGCCTTAGTTTCATTGAACTCACAAACAGGTGCTGTTGAAGCGCTCGTAGGCGGCTTTTCATTTGATCAAAGTAACTATAACCGTGTTACCCAAGCTAAACGCCAACCAGGTTCCAGCTTTAAACCTTTTATTTATAGCGCAGCATTAGATGCAGGGTTCACTGCAGCAAGCAAGATTAATGATGCCCCTATTGTTGTAGAGGATGGTTCTAATAAGAAAAAATGGAAACCAAAAAATGATGGTAATAAATTCTTAGGACCTATTAGTTTAAGGGAAGGTTTATACCGCTCTAGAAACTTAGTAACTATTCGTTTATTACAAAGTGTAGGTATTGATAATACATTAGACTATATTGAAAAATTTGGTTTTGCCAAAGAAAGTTTACCACCCTCTCTTTCACTTGCATTAGGCTCAGCTGATGTATCACCAATGCAAATAGCCCGTGCATGGACTGTATTTGCTAGTGGTGGCTATAAAATCTATCCTTATGTAATTGATGAAATTAAAGACCGTAATGACAAAGTTATTTTTACAGCTACACCACCTGCTATTCCAGAAATAAACCAAACAATAACCGAAGTTAGTGAGCATAAAGCTGTACTTATGCCTATGGAAAAAGATGATCAACCAAAAACCATACCTAATATAGCTGAGTCTGTTATTGATAAGCGCACAGCTTATATTATGAATAGTATCTTACAAGATGTAATTAAACGTGGTACAGGTACAAGAGCTTTAGCATTAAAACGTACAGATCTAGCAGGAAAAACAGGTACCACAAATGACACTAAAGATGCTTGGTTTGCAGGCTATAATGGTGATTACACAACCGTTGTTTGGGTTGGCTTTGATAAACCAGATACATTAGGACGCCGTGAATATGGTGGCACCTTAGCTCTGCCTATTTGGATTGACTATATGCAAGTAGCGTTAAAAGATAAACCTAATAAGACCATGCCCAAGCCCGCAGGTATTGTACAACTTAAAATAGATGCGGATACTGGCCGTCTAGCTTCTGATAACTCACAAAGAACTTATACGGAGCTATTTAAGAAAGAGGATGCTATCAAGGGAGATGATTCTTCAGGTCTTCCTATGTCAAGTGATGATGTAGCGCCTATGGAATTATTCTAA